The segment CCCAGCATTACCTGATGGCAACTAAGAATAGGGGTTGCGCTCGTTATGGGACTTAACCCGACACCTCACGGCACGAGCTGACGACAACCATGCAGCACCTTGTAAAATGTCCCGAAGGAAGATCCCCTTTCGGGGACTGTCATAATACATTCAAGCCCAGGTAAGGTTCCTCGCGTATCATCGAATTAAACCACATGCTCCACCGCTTGTGCGGGCCCCCGTCAATTCCTTTGAGTTTCAACCTTGCGATCGTACTTCCCAGGTGGATCACTTAATACTTTCGTTCAGTCGCTGACTGTGTATCGCCAACAACGAGTGATCATCGTTTACAGCGTGGACTACCAGGGTATCTAATCCTGTTTGATCCCCACGCTTTCGTGCATTAGCGTCAGTTACAGCTTAGCAAGCTGCCTTCGCTATCGGTGTTCTGTAGCATATCTATGCATTTCACCGCTACATGCTACATTCCGCCTACTTCAACTGTACTCTAGACTAACAGTATCAATGGCAGTTCCCTGGTTGAGCCGGGGGATTTCACCACTGACTTATTAGTCCGCCTACGCACCCTTTAAACCCAATAAATCCGGATAACGCTTGCATCCTCCGTATTACCGCGGCTGCTGGCACGGAGTTAGCCGATGCTTATTCCCACGGTACCGTCAGTCCCCGACACGTCGGGGGGTTCTTCCCGTAGAAAAGCAGTTTACAACCCATAGGGCCGTCATCCTGCACGCGGCATGGCTGGTTCAGACTTGCGTCCATTGACCAATATTCCTCACTGCTGCCTCCCGTAGGAGTCTGGTCCGTGTCTCAGTACCAGTGTGGGGGATAATCCTCTCAGAACCCCTAGACATCATAGTCTTGGTGAGCCGTTACCTCACCAACTAACTAATGTCACGCATGCCCATCTATGATCGCAAAAGCTTTAATTCAAAAAAGATGCCTCTTCTGAATATTATAGGATATTAATCCGAATTTCTTCGGGCTATGTCCTGATCAAAGGTAGGTTGCATACGCGTTACGCACCCGTGCGCCGGTCGCCACCCGGTATTGCTACCTGTGCTGCCCCTCGACTTGCATGTGTTAGGCCTGCCGCTAGCGTTCATCCTGAGCCAGGATCAAACTCTTCATTGTAATTGTAAATCTTATTTGTGTCTTTCGGATTTACTTTCACATTCAAAATTAACTGACTGTGGATATTTGCTGCTTAAAACGTTACTTCAATCTTTTCAAAGAACTTGTGATTCTTTCCTTTTCTCTTCTCAAAAAGGGCTGCAAAGATAATACTTATTTTATTCCTGCAACTTTTTTTGAAAATTTTTATCATTCTTTTTATGAACTGCTTTTCCGTTTCGAAAAGGGCTGCAAAATTACATCTAATTTTAAAACCACCAAACTTTTTTTTCAAAAAAATTAATTATTTTTTTCAACCTCATCAAATCACTCTATATCAATATTATAGAAAATAAAATTTGATCGCTTCACGATGTTAAAAGAACGTTTCCTCAAAAAGGGCTGCAAAGATACATCTATTTTTTATTATTGAACAAACATTTTCTTCATTTTTTGCAATTATTTCTAAGTTTTTGAGGGGGCAATCATTTCAATTGTATCAAAGTCGTTCAATTGCAAATATTTATGCCTTAATCAAGTTTTATTATTATTAACATACATGATAAATTTAAGCTTGACGTTTGGTTTATTTCCGTACTTCACTCAATTGAAACAATGAAAAACTCGATCTTTCAAATCAAATTAGTCTCTATAATAATAGGTGTAGTATTAACAACTTCCCTTTTCGCTCAAAACCCATATCAAAAGGAGCCTCTGGCTAAGAGGTTCTTTGTAGAGGGGATTGTAGGACTTCAGTTTGGAACTATTACTGCCATTGAAGTCTCGCCTTTGGTTGGATTCAAGGTTACAAACAATTTCATTACAGGTTTAGGATTCACTTATCAATACAGTGATTACCAGGACTTTTACTTAAACCTTGAAACCGGAGATTTGGCTGATCGGGAGATAAACACTATCGGAAGCCGGTTTTTTACAAGATATTACTTCGCTGATTGGTTTGAAGGACTTCTTGGTGGGCTCTTCGTGCATGGAGAATACGAGTATTTAAGCTATTCGAGGAATTTCAGGGAGGATCGTAACGGTAAATATGTGGATGTTTATGGAATTCCTTATTCAGCCGGTAATCAAAAAGTGTCAGTCCCCGGGTTATTGGTAGGCGGAGGTTTACAACAATCTATAGGGGGGAGTGCCTATGCTAGTATCCTGGTGTTGTACAACCTGAATGAGACCAATGACACACCCTACAGCAATCCCATTTTTAGAATTGGAATTGGTTTTGGCATGTGATTTTTTCAACATCGATTGTTCAGCAACCCCCTTTCAACCTGATAAACACTGATCGAATTATTAAGACCAGAAACCCAATTTAAATAGCAATTAAGTTTTATCAGGGATATTTTTGAGGATTTCCAATGTCCACTTCCAGAACTTATCGACTGATTTGATGTGAATTCTTTCATCAGGTGAATGAGCACCTTTAATGTCAGGCCCATAGGATATCATATCCATACCCGGGTATTTTTCACCAATTAAACCACATTCAAGGCCGGCATGAACTGCAAGTATCTTTGGCTCCGCATTGAAGAGTTTCTGGTAAGCATCTTTTGCAATGACCAAGACTTCAGAATCCGGATTGGGTGTCCAGCCGGGGTAGCCGTCGGAATGTTCGATGTCGGCATTGATTAATTTAAAAGTAGCAGCCACCATATTAACAACATCATCCAGTGCACTTGCTACAGAACTTCGTTGACTTGTTGTAACCTGGAAGCTGTCATCAAGGGTTTTTACGGATGCGAGGTTTGTGGATGTTTCAACAAAATTTTGTATTTCCCTTGACATTTGAATGACACCATGAGGACAGCTATAAAGTGCGTTTATCAGGTTATGTTGTGATTTTTCATCAATTACGAAATAAGGGGGATCAACCTGAAATGCTTTAACTTGCATATCAGGTTCAGTTGTTTTAAACTCTTTTCGAACAACCTGGTTGAAATGTTCGACGAGCTTTAAGAATTTATCCCTTAATGCCTGATTAATGAGAACAGTTGCTTCAGCTTCTCTGGCTATTGCATTTCGAAGATTTCCACCATTGAAGTGATGCAATCTGATTCCGTAGGTCTGCGTAGCCTGATGCAAAATCCTCACAAGTATTTTATTGGCATTACCCAGTCCTTTATTGATATCATCTCCAGAGTGTCCGCCTTTAAGCCCTGAGATCACTATCTTGAATGGCAAATTCCAATCAGGAACAAGTTCCTTTTTAAATCCAAACCGGGCAACAGTATCCCGGCCTCCTGCACAACCGATGAAAATCTGGCCGTCATCTTCTGAGTCCAGGTTAAGTAGGATGTCTGAAGTCAGAAACCCTGATGTAAGTGCAAAAGCACCGGAAAGTCCTGTTTCCTCATCAACGGTAAACAGACATTCGATTGGCCCATGAGCAATTTCTTTAGATTCGAGGATTGCCATTTGTGTTGCAATACCAATCCCATCATCTGCACCAAGTGTAGTTCCAAGGGCTTTAACCCAATCACCATCAATGTATGCCTGAATTGGATCCTTATCAAAATCAAATTTCTTATCTGTATTTTTCTCACAAACCATATCGAGATGACTTTGAAGGCAAACTGACTTTTTGCTTTCCATTCCTTTTGTTGGTGGTTTGGTGATTAATACATTTCCGATCTCATCCTGCCTGCAGTCCAATTTATGTTTGTTTGCAAAATCAACCAGGTAGGCTGCAATCTTCTCTTCTTTCTTGGAGGGCCGGGGAATATTGAGGATTTCGCTAAAATGACCCCAAAGTGCATTTGGCTGTAATTTACTGATGTTATTATTCATTGATTAATGACAGATTATTATAATTTTATCTACTAACGTGCAAAGATATTCATTTTTGAAATTTGGCGATTGAAGATGGAGGAGATATCTGTGGAGTGGTCACAATTCAACAACCGCCTCAAAGTTCAGATTTCGTTCATTGGTCCTTTCGACTTGCCGGTGAAATGTACATTATTGTATTATGATGAAACAATACATCGAAAAAGTAAATTTATCCGTTTAAATTCAGTTTACGATTGACGGGTCTTTTACACCACCATCTCATTCTTGCTGTAAATATGGACTATCAATTTCTGCTCAAGACGAATGTTTTTTGAAAGATAGTCGTTTGTCCGAATTTAACTATTCGCTGGTTCCATATTCCTGGTAAAACTTATTGATTTCGTCGGCAAGATTTTCAAATACCACATAATGATTTTTGCACCCTTTACGCGAACAGATATCAACTTTACCGCCCACTTTAATATTAAATCCAACCATTTGGGCTTTGCACTGTCCACAAAGAGTTTCGAGCATTAAACTTTGGTTGCAATGTGGACAATAGAACCTTGTTTCTTCATCCTCACGCAGTTCTATATTATTTTCGTGATCAAAACAATCGTAAATCGAACACAACCAGATGACCCCTCTTGCACGGGTTGTTTCGATATTTACTTTGACGCTGGGATAACCATGAACAATATGAATATTGTCCATCAATGACTCCGCGCAGTGTGGGCATTTAACTGCTAACGAAATGTATTTCTTCATTTTGCTTTTCTTTGAATATGATGTCTTGAATTTGATAATCCGGTGTAAAATTAATAAAACCTATAGAAGTGTAGTTTTATGAGGGATTTTTTTCAGCTTCCAAGTTTCAACTGCCGTGCAAGGGGTAGTTTTGGTAGCACACTTTCCCTTTTTTTATTGATTTCCTGCATATTTTTCAAAATTTTATCCAGCATTTTGATGGCTTTGGTGACTTGGTTT is part of the Bacteroidales bacterium genome and harbors:
- a CDS encoding aminoacyl-histidine dipeptidase, which translates into the protein MNNNISKLQPNALWGHFSEILNIPRPSKKEEKIAAYLVDFANKHKLDCRQDEIGNVLITKPPTKGMESKKSVCLQSHLDMVCEKNTDKKFDFDKDPIQAYIDGDWVKALGTTLGADDGIGIATQMAILESKEIAHGPIECLFTVDEETGLSGAFALTSGFLTSDILLNLDSEDDGQIFIGCAGGRDTVARFGFKKELVPDWNLPFKIVISGLKGGHSGDDINKGLGNANKILVRILHQATQTYGIRLHHFNGGNLRNAIAREAEATVLINQALRDKFLKLVEHFNQVVRKEFKTTEPDMQVKAFQVDPPYFVIDEKSQHNLINALYSCPHGVIQMSREIQNFVETSTNLASVKTLDDSFQVTTSQRSSVASALDDVVNMVAATFKLINADIEHSDGYPGWTPNPDSEVLVIAKDAYQKLFNAEPKILAVHAGLECGLIGEKYPGMDMISYGPDIKGAHSPDERIHIKSVDKFWKWTLEILKNIPDKT